The genomic stretch gatgccTATTAAGCTATTTAAATGCATATTGGTGTCCATTGAAAGACAGTAGGTTTATTGGATAAAAGTATACAAAGCTGAAAGAGGGCTTATAGAACATAAGTTTTAAGCTATTCATTTTAAGAATTGGTAAAATTGATCCTTAGAATTTCACTCAGTAAAAGGACTGGGCATGAAGCCCATAAtatctaactccaaatccagtggttttTTTGCTGCAAAACGAGTTCCAATTCTGCACCTTTAGGAGACTGTTCCCTAACTATAGGTAACAGCAATAGAACACCAACTCCCACAGACTCAGTATGCTGGGTGCTCCTTAAGAAAAATATCCACCAGGAATGTACCACACAGAGAGCCAAGTGACTGACAGAGATTAGGATTGAGAGACAAAAAGAACCGTTGAGGTACTTTACTATAACCATAACATTTCACAGTGGTGGAACCTTGAGGCTAGAGAGGATAAGGCCCACCACCAAACAAACAGCAAGTGATAGATCTAGGACTCCAGTTACTACTTTCTTGTGTTATAGTCAAATGTATCAAAggtggaaaaaaataatcatcaaatgtttgttcaaaaataaataaaatgaaattatcaatcaAGAAGCATGCAATTTTCTTCACAGGAcagaaagtttttgtttgttcttggtATCCCTACTAGTTATATCCATGATTCacccatagtagatgcttagtaaatgatgtttgttattgaatgaatgaatgaatgaataagaaatgttgaatgttttctttctttactgaCACTGACAATTTGTGGGGGTGTTTCAGGGGGTGCAACCTGAACTCTCACTGACTTCCTCAATGAAATGATATCATCTTTGGCCAGACTTCCTGAGGGAAGTAAATTTTATTTGCATCACGGAATAATAGGTCATAAGGTATAAGGGACCACAGATAACACAGAGTTGGTCACCTTATTTTATTGATTAGAAAAGTAAGACCTCAGGATGTTAGAAGACCCACTCATTATCACAGAGGTAGTGTTGGGTGTTGTGTTGCAACCAAAGTCCTCTGATTGAAGAGTCAGTATTTTTTCCCAATGTACTAGAACTGGAGGATACTATCAAGATAATATCATTATCTTTATATGCTGGAAGTCCATTCTAGGCATACAGAGGAGGTATATAGCCCATTTTGGGAGAAATTCCTACTAGAGAAATGGTGGGTTTTGTATACctttgttcaggggcagctaagtggtgcagtggatagagcaccagccctgaagtcaggaggacctgagttcaaatctgacctcagatttttaaagtaagttgttacttaacacttactagttgtgtgaccctggggaagtcacttaaccccaaaatagaaaatatgTCTTATGAAGCTCTCACATTGCATGACTCCTATTCATTTCAAAAAATCACACAGTATTCCATCAATAAAAGGTCTTAGAAATAtatctaatccaacttcttcatttttcagcaagggcccagagaggtaaatttgttcaaaatattaatatttgGTGGTTATTTAAAGAGCATACACTTTGTCCAGAATACCATTTTATGCTCAGTGTATGTTTATATAGAAAGTGCAAAATAGTTACCAGATAGATCTTGAAATTTGAATTAAAcccataattttaaaagattctgAAAGTCAaaaattttcatctttctatttccttttttgaccaaCTCGATTTACAACAAATTCTAAATTTCGTTTGGTTGTAAATCAGAGAAAAATTTCATGCAAAGCTTTGATATAAAGAgaccacatacatatatgcattcatacacatatatacatacactcatatatacattcatacatttaTATGAATACATTATCAATAATGGTCCTTATATGAAAATTTGAATATATAACATCAATGACTCCTATAAACTGAAAAGGTTATCTGATAATGATAAATAATAGATGCATAGGTCAAATATTTCAATCATGTACAATAGATACACACATTTTTAATATCCCCATTAATTTAGTTATTGTATTCTGAATTTAATGAACATGAAATCAAATGTAAATTTTCAtataaaatttggaacataaGATGTTAATTTCAGATGCAACATCAGAACTATATCATATAGAACTTGTACCCTTAGTAAATAGAGCAAATTCatcatttaatgttttttttttttggtgaggcaactggggttaagtgacttgcccagggtcatacagctagtaagtgttaagtgtctgaggccggatttgaactcagctcctcctgaatccagggccagtgctctatccactgtgccacctagctacccccatcatttaatttttataggaGTTCTCCTTGCCCATAATTCATGTGGaattcctcactttctcttattttggagggagagggagatctTTATACTAATCCCATAAATTCcccactttggaaaaaaaaatagcaatacaAGAAGTGCTTAAACCAAATATGGATAGTTTCACAAAACAAAATCTctcattggccatatccaaaaatgtatgtctctctttacatattgaatttatcattttccttttaagaGATGGGTtgcgggacagctaggtagtacagtggacagagcaccagccctgaagtcaggaggacctgagttcaaatctgacctcagacacttaacacttactagctgtttgaccctgggcaagtgacttaaccccaattgcctcacaaaagaaaagaaaagaaaagaaaagaaaagaaaagaaaagaaaagaaaagaaaagaaaagaaagaaatgggttgCATATTTCATCATAAGCCCTTTGGAATTCTGGTTGCTCATTTCATGGGTCAGCATACTTTaaaatttcaacatttgtttagtactctttttattgcataaattgttctacCTCTGCTCACTTTGCCCTATATTGGTTTATACTGATTTTTACAGATTTCTCTGAAagtttcctttcattatttcttgtagtAGAATAATATCTGACCATGTTAATATAGTTTAAGTCTAAGCAAGTTTGTAATAGATGGAGAactcccctcccatccccatcTAGTTTCTACATTTTTGCTAGtagaaaaaagagctgctatagacaCTTCTTTACACATGAGTCTTTTTCCTCTGTCATCAATCTTGTTGGAGTATAGACTTATTAGGGGTATCCCTTTTATGTAGATTTAGGCCCTTTGGGTGTACAGTTTTAAATTCCTCTCCAAAAGAGTTGCAAAGATTAACCAACAGTGTAATACTTACTACACAAAACACATTTAAATAACGCCTTAGCACATTCTGTAGATAATGTCAAGAATTaatgaaaatctttaaaaattcatattcaaTAATGAGATATCCCCTATTATACTTTTATCCTCTCTCCCTACCTTCTCTGATCCATGTACTCATTAAATCCCATAATTCCATGTTGATACCTTCCAGATCCATAATTACCAcctagtgtatatatatatatatatgcatatacacatacatgtaaatatatacatatatatttactacTCTGAGTAGTTTTTATAAGATGTACACAAACACTCAGTGCACCAAAAATACCCTTGTAGGGGACTTCAAAGGGAAAAGCTCAGTGATCAGTAAGCTAAAACAGTTAATTGATAGTGATATAAATTCTTAATCCCCTCTCCTTCCGCTCAATTTGGGACACAGAGACCCCATTTCAGAGGCAATTACTTTCCTGAGAGACTCTTTTACATCTTTGTTCCTCAAACTGTAGATGAGAGGGTTTAACATTGGTATCACCACAGTATAAAACACAGTAGCAACTTTGTCTGAATCTAGAGTATTTCCAGATCCTGGGCGGCAATAAATGAAAAGGATCGTGCCATGAAAAACCACAATGGCAGTGAGGTGAGAGGCACAGGTGGAGAAGGCTTTCCGCCGGCCCTCAGAAGAGCGCATTCTCAGAATGGTGATGAGGATAAATATGTAAGatgtgaaaataataatgatggtgctGATCTCATTGAAACTGGCCACTATAAAAAGTAGCAACTCATTGGTAGACACATCAGAGCAGGACAGAGACAAGAGTGGAGGGATATCACAGAAAAAGTGATTAATGATGTTGGATCTATAAGAAGATATCTTAAGGGCTAAACAAGTGTGAATCAG from Dromiciops gliroides isolate mDroGli1 chromosome 6, mDroGli1.pri, whole genome shotgun sequence encodes the following:
- the LOC122731897 gene encoding olfactory receptor 5L1-like — protein: MEEEENCTVVTEFILLGFSDHPELQIFLFLVFLVIYFITVVGNLGMIILIKISPRLHTPMYFFLSHMSFVDLCYSTVIVPKMLVNILTEDQVISFLGCTVQFYLFCTCVVTEVMLLAVMAYDRFVAICNPLLYMIAMSQKLCIQLVCSSYICGTVCSLIHTCLALKISSYRSNIINHFFCDIPPLLSLSCSDVSTNELLLFIVASFNEISTIIIIFTSYIFILITILRMRSSEGRRKAFSTCASHLTAIVVFHGTILFIYCRPGSGNTLDSDKVATVFYTVVIPMLNPLIYSLRNKDVKESLRKVIASEMGSLCPKLSGRRGD